In Camelus bactrianus isolate YW-2024 breed Bactrian camel chromosome 10, ASM4877302v1, whole genome shotgun sequence, a genomic segment contains:
- the OR56B1 gene encoding olfactory receptor 56B1 encodes MSMSLQVSNSSKFQVSEFILMGFPGIHSWQHWLSLPLALLYLSAIGANSLILITICQDSALQQPMYHFLGILSVVDMGLATTIMPKIRAIFWFDAKVISLPECFAQIYAIHCFVGMESGIFLCMAFDRYVAICHPLRYPSIVTNALILKATLFMVFRNGLVVIPVPVLAAQRNYCFRNEIEHCLCSNLGVTRLACDDRRPNSICQLVLAWLGMGSDLSLIILSYTLILRSVLRLNSAEAVSKALSTCTSHLILILFFYTVVVVISVTHLAETKATLIPVLLNVLHNIIPPSLNPMVYALRTKELRAGFQKVFCLSLEKKVRHQRPSS; translated from the coding sequence ATGTCTATGTCTCTGCAAGTCTCCAATAGCTCGAAATTCCAGGTCTCTGAGTTCATCTTGATGGGATTCCCAGGCATTCACAGCTGGCAACACTGGCTTTCTTTACCGCTGGCATTACTCTACCTCTCAGCAATCGGTGCCAACTCCCTCATCCTCATCACCATCTGCCAGGACTCTGCTCTTCAGCAGCCCATGTATCATTTCTTAGGCATCCTCTCTGTGGTGGACATGGggttggccaccaccatcatgcccAAGATCCGGGCCATCTTCTGGTTTGATGCCAAGGTCATTAGCCTCCCTGAGTGTTTTGCTCAGATTTATGCCATCCACTGCTTTGTTGGCATGGAGTCAGGCATCTTCCTCTGCATGGCTTTTGATAGATATGTAGCTATTTGCCACCCTCTTCGCTACCCATCAATTGTCACCAATGCCTTAATCTTAAAAGCTACCTTATTCATGGTGTTTCGGAATGGCTTGGTCGTCATTCCAGTGCCTGTGCTTGCAGCCCAGCGTAATTATTGCTTCAGGAATGAGATTGAGCATTGTCTGTGTTCTAACCTTGGGGTCACTAGACTGGCTTGTGATGACAGGAGACCAAACAGCATTTGCCAGTTGGTTCTGGCATGGCTTGGAATGGGGAGTGATCTAAGTCTTATAATATTGTCATACACTTTGATTCTGCGCTCTGTACTTAGACTGAACTCAGCTGAAGCTGTGTCCAAGGCTCTGAGCACCTGTACCTCCCATCTCATCCTTATCCTCTTCTTCTACACAGTTGTTGTAGTGATTTCAGTAACTCACCTGGCAGAGACTAAAGCTACTTTGATTCCAGTCCTACTCAATGTGCTGCATAACATTATCCCCCCTTCCCTCAACCCTATGGTGTATGCACTTAGGACTAAAGAACTTAGAGCAGGCTTCCAAAAGGTGTTTTGTTTGAGCCTGGAAAAGAAAGTAAGGCATCAGAGACCTTCTTCATGA